One Eriocheir sinensis breed Jianghai 21 chromosome 67, ASM2467909v1, whole genome shotgun sequence DNA segment encodes these proteins:
- the LOC126987917 gene encoding uncharacterized histidine-rich protein DDB_G0274557-like, with protein MKTYVCVALGLLAVAALVHADPEPEALAEADPDAHRPYSYHYGYPHYGHYSYRHYGYPRYHHHHKRSADPEASADPEPSRHYYGHHHHTPYHYHHHHKRSADPEAAAEPSRHYSYGHPHHYGYYHHRPHYYHNHHKRSADPEPSAEPSRTHYYGYGHPGYHYYRYPYYRYGYYHRHH; from the exons ATGAAGACCTAC GTGTGTGTGGCTCTGGGCCTCCTGGCAGTGGCGGCTCTGGTGCACGCTGACCCTGAGCCCGAGGCCCTCGCCGAAGCCGACCCCGACGCCCACCGGCCCTACTCCTACCACTACGGCTACCCCCACTACGGCCACTACTCCTACCGCCACTACGGCTACccgcgctaccaccaccaccacaagcggtCCGCTGACCCTGAGGCCAGTGCTGACCCAGAGCCCAGCAGACACTactacggccaccaccaccacaccccctaccactaccaccaccaccacaagcgctCCGCTGACCCCGAGGCTGCCGCTGAGCCCAGCAGGCACTACTCCTACGGTCACCCCCACCACTACGGCTACTACCACCACAGgccccactactaccacaaccaccacaagcgCTCCGCTGACCCCGAGCCCAGCGCAGAGCCCAGCAGGACCCACTACTACGGGTACGGCCACCCCGGCTACCACTACTACAGGTACCCCTACTACCGCTACggctactaccaccgccaccactag
- the LOC126987918 gene encoding uncharacterized histidine-rich protein DDB_G0274557-like isoform X2, producing the protein MKTYVCVALGLLAVAALVHADPEPEALAEADPDAHRPYSYHYGYPHYGHYSYRHYGYPRYHRHHKRSADPEASADPEPSRHYYGHHHHTPYHYHHHHKRSADPEAAAEPSRHYSYGHPHHYGYYHHRPHYYHNHHKRSADPEPSAEPSRTHYYGYGHPGYHYYRYPYYRYGSYHRHH; encoded by the exons ATGAAGACCTAC GTGTGTGTGGCTCTGGGCCTCCTGGCAGTGGCGGCTCTGGTGCACGCTGACCCTGAGCCCGAGGCCCTCGCCGAAGCCGACCCCGACGCCCACCGGCCCTACTCCTACCACTACGGCTACCCCCACTACGGCCACTACTCCTACCGCCACTACGGCTACCCgcgctaccaccgccaccacaagcGGTCCGCTGACCCTGAGGCCAGTGCTGACCCAGAGCCCAGCAGACACTactacggccaccaccaccacaccccctaccactaccaccaccaccacaagcgctCCGCTGACCCCGAGGCTGCCGCTGAGCCCAGCAGGCACTACTCCTACGGTCACCCCCACCACTACGGCTACTACCACCACAGgccccactactaccacaaccaccacaagcgCTCCGCTGACCCCGAGCCCAGCGCAGAGCCCAGCAGGACCCACTACTACGGGTACGGCCACCCCGGCTACCACTACTACAGGTACCCCTACTACCGCTACGGctcctaccaccgccaccactag